One stretch of Fictibacillus sp. b24 DNA includes these proteins:
- a CDS encoding LacI family DNA-binding transcriptional regulator → MATIQDVAKKAGLSRTTVSRVINEHPYVTEEKKRLVTQAMQELNYVPNSSARRLRRQQTETIAVYVPRITNPFFSHLVEVMEKEAAKKGYQLILCQTRYKKEQERNFLELLKTKQVDGLILTSIENDWSEFEPYLSFGPIVVCNEYSDTAQVPSVYLNQIEGSYLGTKHLIDQGYTKIGYCTGNHKSSRISKDRKIGFLQALDDAGIAMKEEWFFYNAYSVQDGFDAFRELSKLDDPPHAVFTGSDEVAAGIHKAAHDAGWRVPEDLAIIGFDNQPLAELMDLTTIEQPIDTIARQAMNLMVEAIQAKKPLRRKEVILPFQLIKRSST, encoded by the coding sequence ATGGCAACCATTCAAGATGTGGCGAAAAAGGCAGGATTATCCCGCACGACCGTTTCAAGGGTGATCAATGAACATCCCTATGTGACGGAGGAGAAAAAAAGGCTTGTAACACAGGCGATGCAAGAACTGAATTACGTGCCCAATTCATCGGCAAGAAGGTTGAGAAGGCAACAGACAGAAACAATCGCTGTCTATGTTCCTCGAATCACTAACCCATTTTTCAGTCACCTTGTTGAAGTGATGGAGAAGGAAGCAGCCAAAAAAGGCTATCAGCTTATTTTGTGCCAAACCCGTTACAAAAAGGAACAGGAGCGTAACTTCTTAGAGCTTTTAAAAACGAAGCAAGTAGACGGTCTGATCTTAACTTCTATTGAGAACGATTGGAGTGAGTTCGAACCCTATTTATCGTTCGGTCCAATCGTTGTATGCAATGAGTATTCGGACACGGCTCAAGTACCTTCTGTGTACTTAAATCAGATCGAAGGAAGCTACTTAGGAACAAAGCATCTGATCGATCAAGGCTACACAAAAATTGGTTATTGTACGGGTAACCACAAAAGCTCCAGAATTTCGAAGGACAGAAAGATCGGTTTCTTGCAAGCTCTTGATGACGCTGGTATCGCGATGAAGGAAGAGTGGTTCTTTTACAATGCGTATAGTGTGCAAGACGGTTTTGACGCATTTCGAGAATTAAGTAAGCTGGATGATCCACCGCATGCTGTTTTTACGGGCAGTGATGAAGTGGCAGCGGGCATTCATAAAGCCGCACACGATGCAGGATGGAGAGTACCCGAAGATCTAGCTATAATCGGTTTTGATAATCAGCCTTTAGCCGAACTTATGGATTTGACGACGATTGAACAGCCGATTGATACCATCGCCCGTCAGGCAATGAATTTGATGGTTGAAGCCATTCAAGCGAAAAAACCACTGAGACGTAAAGAAGTGATTCTGCCTTTTCAATTAATCAAGCGGTCCTCAACTTAA